In Bacillus cereus ATCC 14579, a single window of DNA contains:
- a CDS encoding NCS2 family permease, which produces MKAILERTFKLGLHETSPKQEVLAGVTSFFTIVYIMIVNASILSDAGIPLEAGILATVFSSFVGCLLMAFWANAPAILVPGMGVNAFFTYTAVHTLGLTWQEALAAVFISGIIFAIAAFTPIARVLSVSIPKSLKEAITVGIGLFLAFIGLQKGGLVVSNPNTAVAMGKLSNPVVLATVLTLIIALVLFIRNVRGNFLWTIAIGTGIAWLFGLVDTSQIGNSSFSFANYGDVFGAMSFGKLSSLPFWIATFSLSMVLIFENMGLLHGLLEDDRKFPRAYQANAISAMTCGLFGTSPTVSTVESAAGITAGGKTGLTSIVTGLLFFASLFALPFVKLIPDSAIAPILIIIGGLMITSIQQIPLNDFSEGFPAFLIIVMIPLTYSIADGIAFGFIAYPILKVALGKRKEVAPSMYIITCLFLAMFVLHAIG; this is translated from the coding sequence ATGAAAGCAATACTTGAAAGAACATTTAAATTAGGTTTACACGAAACATCACCAAAACAAGAAGTTTTAGCTGGAGTTACGTCATTTTTCACGATCGTATATATTATGATTGTAAATGCATCAATTTTATCCGATGCTGGCATTCCTCTTGAAGCTGGAATTTTAGCAACTGTTTTCAGTTCATTTGTCGGATGTCTACTCATGGCATTTTGGGCAAATGCACCTGCTATTCTTGTCCCTGGTATGGGTGTAAATGCATTCTTCACGTACACAGCTGTGCATACGCTTGGACTAACTTGGCAAGAAGCATTGGCTGCTGTCTTTATCTCTGGTATTATTTTTGCAATTGCCGCTTTTACACCAATCGCTCGCGTGCTATCAGTATCAATTCCAAAGTCATTAAAGGAAGCAATTACTGTCGGCATCGGATTATTTTTAGCGTTTATCGGATTGCAAAAAGGTGGCTTAGTCGTTTCGAACCCAAATACTGCTGTTGCAATGGGTAAATTAAGTAACCCTGTCGTTCTTGCGACCGTGCTTACTCTTATCATTGCACTTGTACTATTTATTCGTAACGTACGTGGAAACTTTTTATGGACGATTGCAATAGGAACTGGTATTGCATGGCTATTTGGCCTTGTTGATACAAGTCAAATCGGAAATAGTTCATTCTCATTCGCTAATTACGGGGATGTGTTTGGAGCTATGTCATTTGGCAAACTTTCTTCCTTACCGTTTTGGATTGCAACATTCTCCTTAAGCATGGTGCTTATTTTTGAGAACATGGGACTTCTGCACGGTTTATTAGAAGATGACCGTAAATTCCCACGTGCTTACCAAGCCAATGCAATTTCAGCAATGACATGTGGTCTATTTGGCACAAGCCCTACCGTATCAACAGTAGAGAGTGCCGCAGGTATTACTGCAGGCGGAAAGACAGGTCTGACGTCTATCGTTACGGGGTTGTTATTCTTTGCATCATTGTTTGCACTTCCGTTTGTCAAACTAATTCCTGATAGTGCCATTGCACCAATCTTAATTATTATTGGCGGCCTGATGATTACAAGCATTCAGCAAATTCCTCTGAACGATTTTTCAGAAGGATTTCCAGCGTTCTTAATTATCGTCATGATCCCGCTCACATATAGTATCGCTGATGGCATTGCGTTCGGATTTATTGCTTACCCTATCTTAAAAGTTGCTCTTGGAAAGCGTAAAGAAGTCGCACCATCTATGTATATCATTACATGCTTATTCTTAGCTATGTTTGTATTACATGCTATTGGTTGA
- a CDS encoding SIMPL domain-containing protein gives MQGGMNPYLHNVRTANTGKEATITVQGEGVVKAKPNVVILTLGIRTDDKNVKQAQEENAVQSKQLLDALKQLGIADKDIETISYTITPQYEYVNDKALLQGYRVEHLYEITVLNVQKAGEVYDIAVSNGANVAKGLRFRVSHPNKYYEQALIQALHQAVEKARAIASTYNLNINPVPLSFVEESAQLPREVTSYATLHAQAAPPIQSGELEIISTIRAIFTYL, from the coding sequence ATGCAGGGTGGAATGAATCCTTATTTACACAACGTACGCACTGCTAATACTGGTAAAGAAGCTACTATTACTGTACAAGGAGAAGGTGTTGTAAAAGCAAAACCGAATGTTGTTATATTAACACTCGGCATTCGAACAGATGATAAAAATGTAAAACAGGCTCAAGAAGAAAATGCAGTGCAATCCAAACAATTGCTGGATGCACTTAAACAGCTTGGTATTGCCGATAAAGATATAGAGACGATTTCTTATACAATTACTCCTCAATACGAATATGTAAATGATAAAGCCTTGCTGCAAGGATACCGCGTGGAGCATTTGTATGAAATTACCGTTTTAAATGTACAAAAAGCTGGGGAAGTATATGATATAGCCGTTTCAAATGGTGCAAATGTAGCAAAAGGTTTACGTTTCCGAGTATCTCATCCAAATAAATATTATGAGCAAGCTCTCATTCAAGCTCTGCACCAAGCAGTAGAAAAAGCTCGTGCTATTGCGAGTACATATAATTTAAATATTAATCCTGTTCCCCTCTCATTCGTTGAAGAATCTGCCCAATTACCAAGGGAGGTTACGTCTTATGCTACTTTACATGCGCAAGCAGCCCCGCCTATTCAATCGGGAGAGTTAGAAATTATTTCAACAATACGGGCAATTTTTACGTATTTATAA
- the corA gene encoding magnesium/cobalt transporter CorA: MGEIMIRICAVTKTDEVLYDVSLEETKKDHIVWYWLDLYKPTKEEYTYILQDHFKFHPLAIEDCLEYVQRPKVDFYDGYNFLVLHAFGEDGLEPHEIDLFVSDRYIVSFHFSHNNAIERVWKTLGEKRRIKKGPLHVAHTITDQIVDDYFAPVYYIEDHLNAIDDNLTGETAGAVLEEVFDIRADLSKLRRTIIPMRDLLYRILNSTRFYGISDHEIYFKDIHDHLLKLTEMIEASRELTADIRDSYFSLNSHHMNNIMKTLPVFSTIFMPLTFIAGVYGMNFTHMPELGGQYSYFICLLLMALIGGGMMAWFYKKGWFK, from the coding sequence ATGGGTGAAATTATGATTAGAATTTGTGCAGTAACAAAAACAGATGAAGTATTATATGATGTTTCTTTAGAAGAAACAAAGAAAGACCATATTGTATGGTATTGGCTAGATTTATATAAGCCAACGAAAGAAGAGTATACATATATTCTGCAAGACCATTTTAAGTTCCATCCCCTTGCAATTGAAGACTGTCTAGAATACGTACAGAGGCCAAAAGTTGATTTTTATGATGGATATAACTTTTTAGTTCTTCACGCGTTTGGAGAAGATGGGCTAGAACCACATGAAATTGATTTGTTTGTTAGTGATCGCTATATTGTTTCTTTCCATTTTTCTCATAATAATGCAATTGAAAGAGTATGGAAAACACTTGGTGAGAAGAGGCGGATTAAGAAAGGACCTTTACATGTAGCACATACGATCACTGATCAAATTGTAGATGATTATTTCGCACCTGTATATTACATTGAAGATCATTTAAATGCGATTGATGATAATTTAACAGGTGAGACAGCAGGAGCCGTACTAGAAGAAGTATTTGATATTAGGGCAGATTTATCTAAGTTAAGACGTACAATTATTCCAATGCGTGATTTATTGTATCGTATTTTGAATTCCACTCGTTTTTACGGTATAAGTGATCATGAGATTTATTTTAAAGATATACATGATCATTTACTTAAACTTACGGAAATGATTGAGGCAAGTCGAGAGTTAACGGCGGATATTCGGGATAGTTATTTTTCATTAAACTCACATCATATGAATAACATTATGAAAACATTACCTGTATTCTCGACTATTTTCATGCCATTAACATTTATTGCGGGAGTATATGGAATGAACTTTACGCATATGCCAGAGCTTGGTGGACAATATAGTTATTTTATTTGTCTTCTTCTAATGGCATTAATTGGCGGCGGAATGATGGCCTGGTTTTATAAAAAAGGATGGTTTAAGTAA
- the deoB gene encoding phosphopentomutase: protein MNKYKRIFLVVMDSVGIGEAPDAEQFGDLGSDTIGHIAEHMNGLQMPNMVKLGLGNIREMKGISKVEKPLGYYTKMQEKSTGKDTMTGHWEIMGLYIDTPFQVFPEGFPKELLDELEEKTGRKIIGNKPASGTEILDELGQEQMETGSLIVYTSADSVLQIAAHEEVVPLDELYKICKIARELTLDEKYMVGRVIARPFVGEPGNFTRTPNRHDYALKPFGRTVMNELKDSDYDVIAIGKISDIYDGEGVTESLRTKSNMDGMDKLVDTLNMDFTGLSFLNLVDFDALFGHRRDPQGYGEALQEYDARLPEVFAKLKEDDLLLITADHGNDPIHPGTDHTREYVPLLAYSPSMKEGGQELPLRQTFADIGATVAENFGVKMPEYGTSFLNELKK, encoded by the coding sequence ATGAATAAATATAAACGTATATTCCTAGTCGTAATGGACTCTGTGGGAATCGGTGAAGCACCAGATGCTGAGCAATTTGGTGATCTAGGATCTGACACAATTGGTCACATTGCTGAACATATGAATGGGTTACAAATGCCTAACATGGTGAAATTAGGTCTTGGTAACATTCGAGAAATGAAAGGTATCTCTAAAGTAGAGAAACCACTTGGATATTACACAAAAATGCAAGAGAAATCTACTGGTAAAGATACAATGACAGGTCACTGGGAAATCATGGGCCTTTACATTGATACACCATTCCAAGTGTTCCCAGAAGGATTCCCAAAAGAATTACTTGATGAATTAGAAGAAAAAACAGGCCGTAAAATTATCGGTAATAAGCCAGCTTCTGGAACTGAGATTCTTGATGAACTTGGTCAAGAGCAAATGGAAACAGGCTCTTTAATCGTTTATACTTCTGCTGATAGCGTATTGCAAATTGCAGCACACGAAGAAGTAGTGCCACTTGATGAGTTATATAAAATCTGTAAAATTGCACGTGAATTAACATTAGATGAGAAATACATGGTAGGTCGTGTTATTGCTCGTCCATTCGTTGGTGAACCTGGAAACTTTACACGTACACCAAATCGTCATGACTATGCATTAAAACCATTCGGCCGTACAGTAATGAACGAATTAAAAGATAGTGACTACGATGTAATTGCTATTGGTAAAATCTCTGATATTTATGATGGTGAAGGGGTAACTGAATCTCTTCGTACGAAGTCTAACATGGATGGAATGGATAAGCTTGTAGATACATTAAATATGGACTTTACAGGTCTTAGCTTCTTAAACTTAGTTGACTTTGATGCATTATTCGGCCACCGCCGTGATCCACAAGGATACGGAGAAGCTCTGCAAGAATATGATGCACGTCTTCCAGAAGTATTCGCAAAACTAAAAGAAGATGATCTATTATTAATTACAGCAGACCACGGTAATGATCCAATTCACCCTGGTACTGACCATACACGTGAATATGTACCATTATTAGCATATAGCCCAAGCATGAAAGAAGGCGGACAAGAGTTACCACTTCGTCAAACATTTGCTGATATTGGTGCAACAGTAGCAGAAAACTTCGGTGTGAAAATGCCAGAATACGGAACAAGCTTCTTAAACGAGCTAAAGAAATAG
- a CDS encoding acetoin ABC transporter permease, translating into MFQKALWVHTYKQSKYIIWLFWLVSFYVLSYKYYLAAAEQLKYFHEHNEWKYIYRYNYQLSLPDAIMVQGGLLIILACILIGWERQNQSSDILWSMPFKRTHLFITKWLFGVCNIVAIVILNWGLFAIMKKTTFHNKYQIFSPFHTYFLYMVIILVAIYTLALCIGTIAGNMISQGFFSVAILGFPFILPTLIAGAISIHTVGLTSNHTVYTEENVDRYGSGIEKVSILAPVRGFNINFNYDPQRAYTDQQGVRHDEPNFTYIPSATKLTGPIANMLILFPLGMYLCTRSPNEQNGNFVLYPKLKTLCMICCVIFIGMFGGMAAGGSHSIVNYYIGFIGTSTIVYLLLSRLLKLKFSWRVK; encoded by the coding sequence ATGTTTCAAAAAGCATTATGGGTGCATACCTACAAACAAAGTAAATATATTATTTGGCTATTTTGGTTAGTAAGTTTTTATGTACTATCATATAAATACTATTTAGCAGCTGCCGAGCAATTAAAATATTTTCATGAACATAATGAATGGAAATATATATACCGATATAATTATCAACTTTCACTTCCCGATGCTATTATGGTTCAAGGAGGACTCCTTATTATATTAGCCTGCATTCTTATTGGATGGGAACGTCAAAATCAATCAAGTGACATTTTATGGTCTATGCCATTTAAACGAACACATCTCTTCATAACGAAATGGCTTTTTGGTGTGTGTAATATTGTAGCTATCGTTATACTAAATTGGGGACTTTTTGCTATTATGAAAAAGACAACCTTTCATAATAAGTATCAAATATTTTCACCATTTCATACTTACTTCTTGTACATGGTTATCATCTTAGTTGCTATATATACACTTGCATTATGCATAGGAACAATTGCTGGTAATATGATTTCACAAGGATTCTTCAGTGTTGCTATACTTGGATTCCCTTTTATTTTGCCGACTCTAATTGCCGGAGCTATTTCTATTCATACGGTTGGACTTACTTCCAATCATACCGTCTATACGGAGGAAAATGTAGATCGTTACGGTTCAGGAATAGAAAAAGTGAGTATTTTAGCGCCAGTTCGCGGATTCAATATTAATTTTAATTACGATCCTCAACGTGCTTATACTGATCAACAAGGCGTACGTCATGATGAACCTAATTTTACATATATTCCTTCAGCAACAAAACTTACCGGACCAATCGCAAATATGCTTATTCTATTCCCTTTAGGAATGTACTTATGTACAAGATCACCTAATGAACAAAATGGAAACTTTGTATTATATCCGAAGCTTAAAACACTATGTATGATATGTTGTGTAATCTTTATTGGAATGTTTGGAGGAATGGCAGCGGGCGGAAGTCATTCTATCGTAAATTATTATATTGGTTTTATAGGGACCAGTACGATAGTCTACCTACTATTATCTCGCTTATTAAAATTAAAATTTTCTTGGCGTGTAAAATAA
- a CDS encoding pyrimidine-nucleoside phosphorylase, producing MRMVDLIAKKRDGHALTTEEINFIVEGYTNGDIPDYQVSSLAMAIFFQDMNDQERADLTMAMVNSGDTIDLSAIEGVKVDKHSTGGVGDTTTLVLGPLVAALDVPVAKMSGRGLGHTGGTIDKLEAVPGFHVEIENDEFMRLVNENKIAVIGQSGNLTPADKKLYALRDVTATVNSIPLIASSIMSKKIAAGADAIVLDVKTGAGAFMKTDEDAKRLAEAMVRIGNNVGRNTMAVISDMSQPLGEAIGNALEVQEAIDTLQGKGPKDLEELCLTLGSQMVYLAGQASSLEDAREKLIEVMNNGKALESFKTFLSAQGGDASVVDDPSKLPQAQFKIEVEAKEDGYVSEIVADEIGTAAMLLGAGRATKESEIDLAVGLMLRKKVGDSVKQGESLVTIYANRENVEDVKAKIYENMKISKEHVDAPTLVHGIVTK from the coding sequence ATGAGAATGGTGGACCTAATTGCAAAAAAACGTGACGGACATGCATTAACGACAGAAGAAATTAACTTTATTGTTGAAGGATATACGAATGGCGATATTCCTGATTATCAAGTAAGTTCACTTGCAATGGCAATTTTCTTCCAAGATATGAACGATCAAGAGCGTGCTGATTTAACGATGGCAATGGTAAATAGCGGTGATACAATCGACTTATCGGCTATTGAAGGTGTAAAAGTAGATAAGCATTCAACAGGTGGTGTTGGTGATACAACGACACTTGTATTAGGTCCATTAGTAGCTGCTTTAGATGTACCAGTAGCGAAAATGTCTGGACGCGGTTTAGGACATACTGGTGGTACAATTGATAAATTAGAAGCAGTTCCAGGATTCCATGTGGAAATTGAAAACGATGAATTCATGCGTCTTGTAAATGAAAACAAAATCGCTGTTATCGGCCAAAGTGGTAACTTAACACCTGCTGATAAAAAGCTATATGCACTTCGTGATGTAACAGCAACAGTAAACTCAATTCCGCTTATTGCAAGTTCGATTATGAGTAAAAAAATTGCTGCTGGTGCAGATGCAATTGTTCTTGATGTAAAAACTGGAGCAGGTGCATTTATGAAAACGGATGAAGATGCAAAACGTTTAGCAGAAGCAATGGTACGTATCGGTAATAACGTTGGTCGTAATACGATGGCAGTTATTTCTGATATGAGTCAACCACTCGGTGAAGCTATCGGTAACGCATTAGAAGTTCAAGAAGCAATTGATACATTACAAGGTAAAGGGCCGAAAGATTTAGAAGAGCTATGTTTAACACTTGGAAGTCAAATGGTGTACCTTGCTGGACAAGCTTCATCTTTAGAAGATGCACGTGAAAAGCTAATTGAAGTAATGAACAACGGAAAAGCGCTAGAATCATTTAAAACGTTCTTATCAGCGCAAGGCGGTGACGCATCTGTTGTTGATGACCCTTCTAAATTGCCACAAGCACAATTTAAAATTGAAGTGGAAGCGAAAGAAGACGGATATGTATCAGAAATCGTTGCAGACGAAATCGGAACAGCAGCAATGCTTTTAGGAGCAGGACGTGCAACGAAAGAGTCTGAAATTGATTTAGCAGTTGGTCTAATGCTGCGCAAAAAAGTAGGCGATAGCGTGAAGCAAGGTGAATCTCTCGTTACAATTTACGCAAACCGCGAAAATGTTGAAGATGTAAAAGCGAAAATTTATGAGAACATGAAGATCTCTAAAGAACACGTAGATGCACCAACTTTAGTACACGGTATCGTAACGAAGTAA
- a CDS encoding MarR family winged helix-turn-helix transcriptional regulator yields the protein MNEKRETLILDLSASFRKMIRLLQNDINTRFAEHMPYNEFSVLRALFLNSPQMASQIASEVNVTSSHITAVTDRLVRKGLVERKRSNSDRRIVYLEITEHGREVTEKLEAVRKEYYKERFKGWSDQEIEMVLELFGRVL from the coding sequence TTGAACGAAAAAAGAGAAACGCTGATTTTAGATTTATCTGCATCATTTCGAAAAATGATACGTTTATTACAAAATGATATTAATACACGTTTTGCAGAACATATGCCATATAATGAATTTTCTGTATTACGTGCGTTATTTTTAAACAGTCCACAGATGGCTTCGCAAATTGCGAGTGAAGTAAACGTAACCTCCAGTCATATTACAGCTGTTACAGATCGTCTCGTACGAAAAGGATTAGTAGAAAGAAAACGTTCTAATTCAGATCGTCGAATCGTGTACTTAGAAATTACAGAGCACGGAAGAGAAGTAACTGAAAAACTTGAAGCTGTGCGTAAAGAATATTATAAAGAGAGATTTAAAGGTTGGAGCGACCAAGAAATAGAAATGGTCTTAGAACTATTTGGCCGCGTATTATAA
- a CDS encoding FixH family protein, with protein MKKLIITLFIAMLALAGCNTNKEEPKKEQKLEAVKVAVQTNPKEIKPGEKTEVQALVTQGKEKVTDADDVKFEIWKDGDEKHEMLDGKHKGKGVYAVEKTFETDGVYHIIAHTNAREMHVMPEVKVAVGNAKVEDAKKENSDHSAGHGDHKSDTMIHLMAGDIKANAESTMKVHLKQKEEALTGAEVQLEIWKDGVEKHEFIPAKEGNKGEYETKHTFKENGAYKVKVHVRKGELHEHKEETIEVK; from the coding sequence ATGAAAAAACTGATTATAACTTTATTTATCGCGATGCTAGCGTTGGCTGGCTGTAATACAAACAAAGAAGAACCGAAAAAAGAACAGAAACTTGAAGCTGTAAAAGTAGCAGTCCAAACAAATCCGAAAGAAATTAAACCAGGTGAAAAAACAGAAGTACAAGCACTTGTTACACAAGGGAAAGAAAAAGTAACGGATGCCGATGATGTAAAGTTTGAAATTTGGAAAGATGGCGACGAAAAGCACGAGATGTTAGATGGTAAGCATAAAGGAAAAGGTGTTTATGCAGTAGAGAAAACATTCGAAACGGATGGAGTATACCATATTATCGCTCACACAAATGCACGTGAAATGCACGTTATGCCAGAAGTAAAAGTTGCTGTAGGAAATGCGAAAGTAGAAGATGCGAAAAAAGAAAATAGTGATCACAGTGCAGGACATGGAGATCATAAAAGTGACACAATGATCCATCTTATGGCTGGAGACATAAAGGCAAATGCTGAATCTACAATGAAAGTTCATTTAAAGCAAAAAGAAGAAGCATTAACTGGTGCTGAAGTACAACTAGAGATTTGGAAAGATGGTGTTGAAAAACACGAATTTATTCCAGCGAAAGAAGGGAATAAAGGAGAGTATGAAACGAAACATACTTTCAAAGAGAACGGTGCTTACAAAGTGAAAGTACATGTAAGAAAAGGCGAATTGCATGAACATAAAGAAGAAACAATAGAAGTAAAATAA